The Lysobacter helvus nucleotide sequence CGAGTCCGGTAACAGCTGGCGAATTGCACGTAGCAAGCCGCTATTGCCCGTAATTGACTCGGACGGTTTTGGAGATCATCTGACGCCCGTAGTGCTACTGGCGATGAACACGGGCCTGCGTCGAGGAGAGCTACTGTCGTTGAACTGGACGGACGTTGATTTCGATGCGCGCATTCTGACGGTTCGCTCTGAGAATGCGAAGAACGGTCGACAACGCCATATCCCGCTCAATGCCGAAGCCACCGGCGTGCTTCGGTCCTGGGTTAGACGATCCACCGGCGCGGGCGTGTTTGACATCGCTGACATCAAAACCGCCTGGAATTCGCTAATTCAGTCCGCAGGCCTGGAAAAGTTTCGATTCCACGACTTGCGACATCACTTCGCTAGCAAACTGGTAATGGCTGGCGTGGACTTAAACACCGTGCGCGAGTTGCTAGGCCACTCCGACATCAAGATGACGTTGCGCTACTCACACCTTGGACCAGACCACCTTGCTGCGGCAGTGGCGAAGCTCAGTTGTGCCTCGCTTGCGGCTAAGCATTCACATCGAAATCAGAACCGAAACGCATAGCCGATTTCCGGTCCGTGTAAGTTGATGCTCAGCGAGTTGTCTTGGGTCCGCTTGAAGCCAACGTCCAAATACCGGTAACCGAACACCCAAGCGCCATTGCTCATGTTGTACTGGGCCACCCCGCTTGCGTTCCAGGTCCCGTCGGTGTCGCCGAACGAACCATCCCCGCGTAGCGTGATCGACCACCGATCCGAAAGCGCCCATGTGTAACGCGCGCCGAGCATGAAGTCTGTATAGGTTTCGCCGACATGGACCGAAGCAGGCGCGAAGGCCGGGTCGTTGGGGATGAATACCGTGGTGTAGTCGAGATCGATGAAGCGACCGCCAGCGAAGAGGTTCCAGCCGCGTCCGCGTTCGGGGCCAGGCGACCACACACCCGCAACCTCAAGTAGCCGTGTGTCTAGGTCGGTCTCTGTGTGTAGAAAACGACGGTCGTCGCCCGATGACAGTCCGAGATAGGTGAAGTCGGCGAACAGCCCCCAATCGTCGCCTTCGCCCTCAGCGTGCACCTGGAAGGCGCCATCGAACTGGTCGAGCACGTCGTCAAATCGCGACTCGTTGCTGATGCTTACCGGGGGCGTCGTTCGGTCGAGGTCCGTTTTGACGTTGATACCCCAGATGTAAGGGGCGATGGCCCAGTCCCATCCACTGGACGGCGATGCCTGTGCCAAACCGCTTGCGAGGGTTAGGGTCGTGAGTGCGGCAACGCGAAGCGACCAATTCGGAGCCATGTGGGAATGTTCCTTAGGTAGGCGGCGACGGATGCTGGTGTGTGTCAATTACTCAGGAGCACCACCAGCGCGGAATGGGAACTGCGTAAACATGTCCCGCACAGCCGTATCTATTGCAGCCGAGCGGTTATTCCTTGCCTTGTCGGTGATGCGGCCGGTGGTGACCCCCTCCCAAACAAGCTGCTTGCGTCTGGCATCGACAATGTCAATGTTCAACGTGCCCTCGTCGTACTGGTCCACGTACGGCTCGTAATAGCCGCCCCAGAAGCCGTAGTAGCCAGGCCACCCGTAACCGTAGTAGCCGCCCCAGTAGGGCATCGGCCCGGGGTGCACGCGCGTCTGTTGCGTGACGCTGGCCTTGAAGTTCACGAGCAAATCTGGCGCCGACTCGTTGTATCGATAGCCGCGGGCTTCAAGTTCGCGGCGCGTCGAGTCTTTCAGCTGCCTGGTCATCAGTGATTCGTAATCGGCGTCGTCGGTGCCGACCTTGTCGAAGAACGCGAAGCTGCGGTACTGCGCAAAATTCACAGTCTTGTCGTAGTCCGCACGAGTCTCGGGCGTGCTGACGCAGCTAACTAAGGCGACAAGGGCAACTAGGCTGCAAAGCCAACGGATGGCACGTCGCATAGAACCTCCTCGCGGGGCCCATCATTAAGGCTCATGAACGGTTCAACCGCCGCCCGAATCAGCCTCCGCGACGCAACCTTACTCTTCCAGACGCTCCGCGCCAGTGACCAAAGGGACCGCCTGGCAGGTCCCGTCGAGGGACTGCTCGCTGCCCTTCGCATCACCTTTGGAAGCTATGCGGACTGGTGAGCACTTCGCCGCCCGTTGCCTATCCGGGGGCGTTTTGGCGGCCCCAAGGGAGCGGGAGGAATTCCTGCTGCGCGGCACGCTGCGGGCAGGCTCCCAAAGCGACGATAGAACCACTTGTAGTTGGGTACGTAAGGAGAGGCTCTAACCAACCGCACGGTGATCTTTCCTTCGGCTCGATATATGGCGCGCAAGACATCTAGATACTGCTCCTCAGTGGGCCTCTTGGGCCTGCTCGCTTTGATCTTCTGAGCTTCATCGAACATCCTGCGACTGATTACAGGTTTCGCAAACGGCGCGTCCCCGCGCACCCACTCTTCCGGGGGGTTGCGGATCGGCGACGCGCCGAGCGGTCGAGTCGTTCGGTTGTACCAGGTGACGCCGACATACACCTCGTTTCTCAGAATGCGGACGATATGTAACGTCTCCCATCGAGCACCTCGTCTTGTGGTGATGCCACGTGAGTTCAGGTGTCGCGAGATTGCAAGCTCTCCCATTCTCTCTTTGACGTAAAGGTAGAAGATCAGTCTCACTACAGCGACCTCCCAACCTTTGCCGGCCGTCAGAACCACTCGATCGCTGTTCAGAGCCTTATGCTGTCCAATCCGCAGGAGTCCGCGATCTTCGACTCCATCTCCCAACAGTTTCCGAGCCATGCCAAAGTTCGTCACCCCGCCTGTGAAAAATCCCATCTGCGCAACACGAGATTGGCCGGCTCTCACCTTTACTGCCAGCTCGCGACTGAACTCTGCGGCCATGCTTCGCTTAATGGATTTCAGGACGGCAGCCATTGGGCCGGTCATATCAGGAAATAGCTCCGCGCAATAAACAACAGGTGCACCCGCGCGAGTGCACAAAAACTCGTAGTGCGCGCTTTCGTCGGGATTCTGGAACCTGCCCCACCGACTAACATCGTAGACGAGTATTGCGTTGAAACCGCGCGGCTCGATGTGCACATCGCGCATTAGGGCCTGTAGTCCGGTACGACCGCGAATGCGCAATCCACTCTTGCCATCATCCCGATAGGTTCGAACAACCTGCATACCATGCGAATCAGCGAAGCGAGCTATAGCCGCCTCCTGGTTGGCCGTTGAATACTTCTGCATGTCGGTGGACATGCGGACGTACTGTGCGACCGGGATTGGGCTGGGTGGCGGCGTGTCGCTACTCATGCGTTCGACCCTAACAGCAAATCCGCGTCAGTCTCGTAGATTTAGAGGGACTTGCCCTAAAGGGCTAGGGAAAAGCACCTACATCTTTTACGACCGTCCGCTCGGCCGAGTGCAGATTGCGCGTACGGCGAGCTTCCGACTGGCGCAACATGCGCGTAACCCCACAGATTTTCGAACTTCCACTTGATTCGAGCCTGTATATGACATCGGCTGGAGATGCGCACCTACATTGCTCCAACCAATTACCGGTTACCGCTCCTTTCGAATTCACAAAGCCGTTGCGATCCTCTTCTCTGGGGATGACGAAATAGTCGAGAATCTCAGCCTTGTCATTCACCCGCGCAAATATGCCCAAATCCGCATCCACCAATTTGTCGGGACGAAGGGTCCAGCCAAAGGAGTCATGAGAAACTTGAGGGTGAGCTACGCGCACCGAGATCGTGAGCGAGTCTTCGATGCAGGCTCGCCTAGTGGAGGTATGGCAGTAGAAAGTCCGTCCACTTTCCCTGTAATGTTCTGCTAGCCAGTCGAGAATTTGAACTTTAATTGCTTGCCGCTGTTTGCGACGGCGCCCAGACGTAGCCGTGCGCCTGCAAATCGGAACGTTGGCAGCACTGCACGCATCGGCAACCGATCCAAAGCACTCAATAAATCGCAGGGCCGCCGGCCCTCCGCGACGGTGTAACGCTGCAACATTGAACCGTCCGAACTCGGCAGCTTCGCTGCGAACTAGACGTATAAGGTCCGAGCGCGACCACTTCCGACGTGGCAATCGGTCTCCAACTAGTAGCTGGGCGGCATCGAAGTCTAGTTGCGAAACAACCGGCGTGAAGCTGTTCGGCACCCGAATGCGTTGATCCTTCCGCACGTAGCGGGAAGCTGACTTGAGTTTCTGAGTGTGAAGTCCGAACACATTGGTTCCAACGTATTGCTCGCGCCGCAAGACGGTGCGAATAGCATCCGCTCGCCACGGGATCAGCCCGATTTGACTTGGGTAACAGCTCCAATTGAGTTGCAAAGCGATGTCTGCCTCCTTCATCTTGCAATGGACAAAGAGATGAAAAATCAGACGAACCAAGCCACAGTCAAATGCGTCTCCTGGTTCTAGCTCAACGTGGTCATCTGCGCGCGACTTCCGCTCGCCAGGCGGCAGCTCTCGGCGCACGCGACCGTCTGGTGACAC carries:
- a CDS encoding recombinase family protein; this encodes MSTDMQKYSTANQEAAIARFADSHGMQVVRTYRDDGKSGLRIRGRTGLQALMRDVHIEPRGFNAILVYDVSRWGRFQNPDESAHYEFLCTRAGAPVVYCAELFPDMTGPMAAVLKSIKRSMAAEFSRELAVKVRAGQSRVAQMGFFTGGVTNFGMARKLLGDGVEDRGLLRIGQHKALNSDRVVLTAGKGWEVAVVRLIFYLYVKERMGELAISRHLNSRGITTRRGARWETLHIVRILRNEVYVGVTWYNRTTRPLGASPIRNPPEEWVRGDAPFAKPVISRRMFDEAQKIKASRPKRPTEEQYLDVLRAIYRAEGKITVRLVRASPYVPNYKWFYRRFGSLPAACRAAGIPPAPLGPPKRPRIGNGRRSAHQSA
- a CDS encoding tyrosine-type recombinase/integrase, translating into MSDRYAPWAVSHLRRGQQWVDRIEAAFSDALPRDLSEINAAWVDQWWLKRIAAVSRATASRDLACLRAAMNKATKWGVLDQNPLSDLQIRPVESRRVVRFLNQSEERMLRQALADRDAAMIASRESGNSWRIARSKPLLPVIDSDGFGDHLTPVVLLAMNTGLRRGELLSLNWTDVDFDARILTVRSENAKNGRQRHIPLNAEATGVLRSWVRRSTGAGVFDIADIKTAWNSLIQSAGLEKFRFHDLRHHFASKLVMAGVDLNTVRELLGHSDIKMTLRYSHLGPDHLAAAVAKLSCASLAAKHSHRNQNRNA
- a CDS encoding DUF4136 domain-containing protein; protein product: MRRAIRWLCSLVALVALVSCVSTPETRADYDKTVNFAQYRSFAFFDKVGTDDADYESLMTRQLKDSTRRELEARGYRYNESAPDLLVNFKASVTQQTRVHPGPMPYWGGYYGYGWPGYYGFWGGYYEPYVDQYDEGTLNIDIVDARRKQLVWEGVTTGRITDKARNNRSAAIDTAVRDMFTQFPFRAGGAPE
- a CDS encoding recombinase family protein, translating into MSQPTDANLVPVAQYLRMSAEHQRYSTTNQREAIGQYARANGMEVVCTYEDSGRSGLTLRGRPALQRLLTEVHDASRCFKAIVVFDVSRWGRFQDVDESAFYEFLCRRAGVNVHYCAESFDCVPGPMAAVVKSIKRAMAAEYSKELSGKVYSSLQALARRGFHTGGPAGFGLKRVQVSPDGRVRRELPPGERKSRADDHVELEPGDAFDCGLVRLIFHLFVHCKMKEADIALQLNWSCYPSQIGLIPWRADAIRTVLRREQYVGTNVFGLHTQKLKSASRYVRKDQRIRVPNSFTPVVSQLDFDAAQLLVGDRLPRRKWSRSDLIRLVRSEAAEFGRFNVAALHRRGGPAALRFIECFGSVADACSAANVPICRRTATSGRRRKQRQAIKVQILDWLAEHYRESGRTFYCHTSTRRACIEDSLTISVRVAHPQVSHDSFGWTLRPDKLVDADLGIFARVNDKAEILDYFVIPREEDRNGFVNSKGAVTGNWLEQCRCASPADVIYRLESSGSSKICGVTRMLRQSEARRTRNLHSAERTVVKDVGAFP